The nucleotide window TCTAGGACAAGATTTAAAAGAACTATTTCTTGATATTGCTTGCTTCTTTAAAGGTGAGCATGTAGCCCATGTGAAACCAATACTAGAAGCTTGCTATGACCAGAAAACAATGGTGATTGGTATTGCACAACTGCAAGAAAAGGCCTTGATAAGAATTGACAAAGATGATCATATTTGGATGCATGACTTAATAGAAGAAATGGGTAAAGACATAGTGTATCAGGAGTCACCTGATGAACCGGGGAAACGCAGCAGAGTGTGGAGTGAAGAAGATGTAGACTACGTTCTAACAAATAATACAGTAAGTATATTAAtgatgttttgtgtttttcaattaaGAAAGCATTTTATATTGAATATAATTTCTTATTGAGACCTTGAAGAAAACTGTATTAAAACCGTACTTGTGCTTCCAATAGAAATTGctatgtttttttgttttttggtctgaatagaaattgcaatcatAAATGTTGCTGTTAATAAGCTTGCTTTCTTTTACTGTAGGGTACAAATAAAGTTATAGGCATTCAGGTCCTATTGCGATCATCTACAATATCTTTGAATGCTAAAAGCTTTTCAAAGATGAAGAATCTTAGATATATTTCTATGAGAGGAACATCCTTTTTTGGAGATATTGATTATCTCTCCAACCAGTTGAGGTGGCTCGATTGGCAAGAATGTTCGTTGCAATGTTTTCCATCCGAttttcaagcaaacaaacttGTAAATCTTGATATTTCTTGGAGTCACGAAATCACACGACTATGGGAGGGACGTAAGGTACTATAATCTAATAATTCATTTTATTTCAAGActtctttaattaaaaataagtaACAGATAACTGTGTTGTAAATTATTGCATCCACTTGGTtgatcttttcctttttcttttgccatacagAATTTTTCAAGGCTAACATGTATGAATTTATGTCATTGTACATCCCTAAAGAAACTCCCAGACTTGAGTGGAATTCCTAACTTGAAAGAGTTGGATTTAAGTGGCTGTGAATCCCTAAAGGAACTCCCAGACTTGAGTGGAATCCCTAACTTGAAAAAGTTGGATTTAAGTGGCTGTGAATCCCTAAAGAAACTCCCAGACTTGAGTGGAATCCGTAACTTGATAGAGTTTGATTTAAGTGGCTGTGAATCCCTAAAGAAACTCCCAGACATAAGTGGAATCCCTAACTTGAAAGTGTTGGATTTAAGTGGCTGTGAATCCCTAAAGAAACTCCCAAACTTGAGTGGAATCCCTAACTTGAAAGAGTTGGATTTAAGTGGCTGTGAATCTCTAAAGAAACTCCCAAACTTGAGTGGAATCCCTAACTTGGAAGGGTTGAATTTAAGTGGATGTGTATCCCTAAAGGAACTCCCCGACTTTTGTGGAATCCCTAACTTGAAAGAGTTGGAACTATATGAATGTATCGGTTTAGTTGAGATACCTGATTCAATTCGATTCCTTAATAAGCTTGTTACCTTGAATGTTGGCGGTTGCTCTAACCTTATTATGTTTCCAAGAAAAATCAACTTGAAATCTGTAGAAACAATCTCTATTAGCTATTGCAAGCTTGAAGAATTTTCAGAGGTTGGGGAAGAGATGGGTTTCTTGAGAAAATTGGTTATAAGAGGCACTTGCATTAAAGAATTGCATCCGTCCATTACAAGGCTTATTAGGCTGGAAAATTTGGACCTAAGGGACAGTCAAAATCTTACAACCCTGCCGTATAATATTTATGAATTGCACAATCTAAAGGCTCTTGATGCGAGTGGATGCTCAAAACTGGCTACATTTCCAAAAATTTCAGTAAAGATGGATTTCTTGAGACAACTCTATCTTAAAGGCAGTGACATAAGAGAATTGGATGAGTCAATTGAAAATCTCATAGGGCTTGAATATTTGGATCTTACTGACTGCAAAAATCTCACAGCTCTACCGTGCAGCATTTATGGGTTGCAAAATTTACAGTTCCTTTTTCTTGGTGAATGCTCAAAACTAGTCAGATTTCCAACAAATACCAAAATTTTGAATGTCGATGGTTGCTCGCTATCACTTCCCAAGCTAGAGAAGCTCTGTCTCGGAGGATGCAGTTTATTATCAGATTGTGATTTCCTGACGACTCTTGATTGCTGGGAAACATTAGAGTGGCTTAATCTGTCAAGAAACAATTTTGTTAGTCTTCCTGCTTGCCTCACCAAATTTGTCAAGTTGCGGTATCTTTACTTGTCCGGTTGCACGAGACTCCGAGGAATTCCGGAGCTTCCGCCAAACGTTGAAGTAGATACAAGAGGTTGTGAATTACTGGAGGAGAGATTGTCGACATTGACAAATCGTGGAGCTGTGATAGAGGCGGCGTCGCCGTCAATTGAAGAGCCAACTTCGTCGTCATGGCTTTCTTTGTCTTCCGAAACTCCGAAACGACGCCGCACCGCGGAAGAACCAACACCAATGAATTCTCCGAAACGACAACTCCTTGCCGCATCGATGGTCCCCATGTTCCACAGCGCCCATCACTCAACTACT belongs to Rosa chinensis cultivar Old Blush chromosome 4, RchiOBHm-V2, whole genome shotgun sequence and includes:
- the LOC112196426 gene encoding disease resistance protein RPV1: MQNMTNEAAASSSSSSPPLSSTDHQNHYTYEVFLSFRGEDTRYDFTDHLYNALCLRGIKTFRDDKLSRGEDISQELLKAIDESRVSIVVFSQNYASSRWCLDELVKILDCRKFKGQKFRAVFYKVAPSDVRHQRGAFGDAFATLDQFYKDSMDKWKAALKEAADLCGWTFEEGRYETEFINDIVGELSTRVVNPSCKWHVAEYPIGLESCIRDVESLLKAEENIFHMVGIWGTGGIGKTTIAKAVFNSICHKFETSCFLADVRSNSNGLAQLQKRLLRDVLRDSNLKVSSVDQGISFIKERMQNKKVLLILDDVSHSSQLKNLVPSPYCFGPGSRILITTRDKRWLIAHEVNEVYEVKMLEDRHALELFSLHAFKRNEPPSGYLELTQHVIHYAQGLPLALIVLGSHLFSRSTEEWKATIGSCKGGPHADIQKVLKLSYDALGQDLKELFLDIACFFKGEHVAHVKPILEACYDQKTMVIGIAQLQEKALIRIDKDDHIWMHDLIEEMGKDIVYQESPDEPGKRSRVWSEEDVDYVLTNNTGTNKVIGIQVLLRSSTISLNAKSFSKMKNLRYISMRGTSFFGDIDYLSNQLRWLDWQECSLQCFPSDFQANKLVNLDISWSHEITRLWEGRKNFSRLTCMNLCHCTSLKKLPDLSGIPNLKELDLSGCESLKELPDLSGIPNLKKLDLSGCESLKKLPDLSGIRNLIEFDLSGCESLKKLPDISGIPNLKVLDLSGCESLKKLPNLSGIPNLKELDLSGCESLKKLPNLSGIPNLEGLNLSGCVSLKELPDFCGIPNLKELELYECIGLVEIPDSIRFLNKLVTLNVGGCSNLIMFPRKINLKSVETISISYCKLEEFSEVGEEMGFLRKLVIRGTCIKELHPSITRLIRLENLDLRDSQNLTTLPYNIYELHNLKALDASGCSKLATFPKISVKMDFLRQLYLKGSDIRELDESIENLIGLEYLDLTDCKNLTALPCSIYGLQNLQFLFLGECSKLVRFPTNTKILNVDGCSLSLPKLEKLCLGGCSLLSDCDFLTTLDCWETLEWLNLSRNNFVSLPACLTKFVKLRYLYLSGCTRLRGIPELPPNVEVDTRGCELLEERLSTLTNRGAVIEAASPSIEEPTSSSWLSLSSETPKRRRTAEEPTPMNSPKRQLLAASMVPMFHSAHHSTTTPQLQHQAEEPTDLLRLSLNSSEPTKPRGPVKGDQDQWLSLSVLPSTSEL